tggaagacaggatgttGGACTCAGCATCAGAGCAACCAGTGTTGgttctttttaaagttgtttttttaaaaataatgatcaaGGTCAACCAAATGCAGatttaaaatccatgttaaaaCACACCGGGTTGtatcaaactacagtggtaccttgggttacatatgcttcatgttacatactccgctaacacagaaataacacttcaggttaagaactttgcttcaggataagaacagaaattgtgctctggcggcgcagcagcagcgggaggccccattagctaaagtggcgcttcaggttaagaacaatttcaggttaagaacggacctccggaatgaattaagaacgtaaccagaggtaccactgtaaattctactgagagcagacctattgaaaataatgaagccaattaatttcagtgggtctactctgagtaggactgtgCTTAGATACAACCCATCGCTAGGCAAAGTCGCCTGCTGCTATCTTCCCCTTCTCTCCTGAATAGGAATTGCTTTGGATAACTCTCTCTCATTGAGTTAAAAATTGCTCAACTCATGGCTGGATCATGTCTTTAGAATGTTAAGCTGGATAAATGATTTATAATTTGGGATAAAAAAATTCTGGAGGTGTAGCTCGGCTTATATTGCAGCAAACCCAACAAAGTATTTTGTGGCACCTTAGAGTCTAACAAATGTATTGCTGCATAAACTTTTGTGGCTTAACTGCCTCTGATGAAGGGGACTCTAGCCTACCAAAGCTTATGCCACTATAAATTTTAGTCTTTGTAATGccacaccatttttttaaatttaattcatGCAATTTATGTACCATttgattgtagaaaacctcaaagtggtttactaTAAAATGTATAGGGATGTCCAGCCCTTACTTTATTTAATGTATTAACTTTTTCATAGTGCAAAACTTCGTTGCTGTTATTTTCAAAAATCACAAAAAAGGTCAAACCCTTATCACCCCTGAACTTTTGCATTCATTCCCCCAACGAACTGCAGGTTCCTTCCTATTGGGCTAGTAGGTATCAACACTGCATACCTGCAATGCTTCtattacaggcaactccccatttgcgcaCATTCAACATGCGCACAATTGCTGGCATGTGCGGTTTTGGGCactagaaaggggtgtgtgtggcataaCAGGGGACAGGCTTACCTGTGTCCCGCCGATGCACACAGTGCCTAGAAGCACAACCCCCGCATAAAtgaggagttgcctgtactgAAAACATGAGGACTAGccatttgctttcctttttaaactaAAGGTTGAAAATGTAGAGAAGGGGGCTATAGTAGCTCTTAGAGGCAACCAGGgctctatttattaaatttgtagcagctcccaccccaccccccctgcaGTGACGGTGATGATGCAGCCTTTAGCTCTTCAATCATGCACTGCGCACCCTCTAGGTTAGAAGTAGAGGAACCTTATAAATGCAAGCAAAAACTCAGAGCCTTGCCATCTTTGTGTGCAGGTTCAAGGGCAGCCGGAAGGACGAAATCTTGGGCATCGCCAACAACCGCTTGATCCGCATTGACCTGGCCGTTGGAGATGTGGTGAAGACCTGGCGGTTCAGCAATATGCGCCAGTGGAACGTCAACTGGGATATCCGGCAGGTCagcggtggggtggggagcttggGATTTGAGTTCTCTGAATATGCATTTCTCGTAGCAAGTCCCTGACTCTTACTAACAAAGTAGCAGTGGAGGCGACAGGGCAGGCAGTGCGGGAGACCGCACAGCCCTTCCCATTTCTCCTTAAGTGGCAAAACAGGACAGGCTGCCCCTGCCTCCATGTTCCATCGTCCCCGACCATTGTctgtggatgatggaagttgcaagtTGAGCAACATTGgtgggcaccactttggctatgCTTGCATTATATTTGATTGACACAAATGCGCAAGTAAAAGGACAagtctccccccccgccccccttgcagTTTGGGCCTAAAGAGAAGAACCCTTTAATCTTTCTTGCTTATTCGCCTGTACAAGATTTAGATGCACCATAGGTGACTACCCAGAGACGTCCGCAAGCTCAGCTTTTAACCTTCTTTCCGCAGGTGGCCATAGAGTTTGATGAGCACATCAACGTGGCCTTCAGCTGCATTTCTGCTGGCTGCAAGATCGTGCACGAGTACATTGGTGGGTACATCTTCTTGTCCACCCGCGCAAATGACAGGAGCCAGACGCTGGATGAAGAACTCTTCCACAAGCTGACAGgaggccatgaagctctctgacCTTCTTCCACACCCTAAGGCTCCCCCAGAAACCACGCACAATAGGCCGGTCTCTTTGTGGAGGCGTCTGAGCAGAGACTCTTAACCGGGGTCAATTGTGCCCTATAAGGGCTTGGGAATACTTACTGGGCATAAGAAATATTTCCCAATAGCAGCATAGAAGCAGAGATCTGCAGGAATTGTATTCTAAGGAGTGTGGCAATTGGTGTGCTTGTGGTAGAGAGGGAGGGATGTCTTGCCATGCCTttttcttgggtgtgtgtgtgcacaaattCCTGGAACCAGCCTTCGCACTCCAAATCCATTCTCTGCCCTTTTGCATTATCTTAGGATGACTATAGCCTGCAGAACCTTCCTAGTCCTTCAGTTCactcggtgtgtgtgtgcgtgctcaaTGTTAAGTCAGCAATTGTTGCAGGGGGGGGCATTTAAGGATATTTTGATGTCACAAAATTATATTGTTGTTTATTTTGCTGGGGGATTTGCTTTCTTTATTTTCATTATCTATCCCAAGGagctataaaaatatataaataaatacatacttgGAAATGCTTCTCATTGTCCTTTCCCCACATTTTCTCACAATGACTTTTTTTGTCTCTGTGAAATAAACATATCATCTCACTGTTCACCTGAAAAACAATATCTGCCTCATTTGTGGGTAGTCTATCCTtggttttctcttttgttttgttctgcttctCGCTTTCCAGGTGGATGATGAGAATAATTCCTTCTGCTCTCAGTGTTCAGATATGAGTACCGATGCTTATGctgccaaaacagcaccacccagaCATAAATGGAGAGGTGGCAGCAGGCTGGAGAAAAgccaaaagaacaaaaaacaaacaaaacaaaaatcccaacGAGGAAAAGAGAAATTACAATGGAAACAGaaaagcagaaattgctgcagttcGTCTGTGGTCTGGCATGGAAATCAGTCGAGCGAATACAATCGGTATTTTGTTCACATCATCACTTCAAACGATATGTAAtcagttgctttttttttaagcgttTGGATAAGgcctttacattgaaatgaatgtaggTGACATAAATTACGTAGAGGTAGATGCATCCAGTGGCTCAGGACCAGGACAGTTGAGGGACAACAGACACCCTGGGGGACAAAAAAGCGCATTGTGTGACTCCCCATAAAAACCTTGAGCCCCAGTATGCAGATTGCAGCCTCCACTCCTGATTTTTAGTTGCAAGGCATGTTGAAGGAACATGAAACAAAAGTGTTCCTGAGGATGTACAAAGGCAATGGGGCTTAGTAGCTATAGTGCTAGGGACATCCAGATTCAatcccagccatgaagctcactgggagatTTTTGGCCAGTCATGTTcatttgtgttctctctctctctctctctctctctctctgactctgaCCTATGTCACAAGATAGTGAAGACAAAAGTGGGCGAGGAGAGAGAACTCTGCATGCTGCCCTGAACTACTTGAGGAAGGGTGGGAATCTTCTCCAATTTTGTATTTGCTTAGGGTTGTTGTCATGCAGTTGTTTGCTTGGCtgccagcaggtggcgctgtagacTACAGCGTGATGCTAGCCTTCCGAGAGCTGCTGGCCCATTGCAGCTGCATTGGAGGCCCAAACAAGCTGCGGCAGAACAGTCACAACCGGCCACAGCGGCTCCTCAGCAACCACCCTACTCTGATGCTGCCACTGCCCACCTCAGCAGAGCGCAGGGAGGGAGAAAGCAATTTGGAATTTTGACAGATGGACAGGGCAACCCCCTTGTCAATCGTGTGAGATAGCAACTATGTCATGCAACAGACACGTGGGTTGCTGCACCCTCTTGTCAATGGAACCCCATAGAgccaaaaagattccccacccctggcttaatGGGTTAGTgctagggggtgggggtgaggcttTGGCAAGGTCTATGAGATGGTGGTGAGGTAGGGTTGCTAGGCAACCCGAGCAGTGGCAGAGCCCCTAGTAAcgaagaataaaacaataataagcaATAACCTGTAAGTAAGTCATTTCTTGTACCAATGAGTAAGTGCAGTCAGGTCTTCATGCACTTGCGATTGCCAGGGCTTCCAGGGAGGTTTGGATTGGCGAGGGTTGTGGGTTTAGAGAACAACATGTGGGGGGCTCTGGTTGTGATCTCAGCCCAGAAAGGCAGCACTGCAGGCCTTGTGGGTTAGAGCAAGCTAGACCTTGAAGTGCTAATTCAACGCAGCTGCAACTAAGTTCTTCACGGGACTTGTATAAAATCCATTCCTTCTCCCACAAGCCAACCCAAAACGCCTCAAAagttctggttacaggtaggtagccgtgttggtctgccgtagtcgaaacaaaataaaaaataaaaaaaaaatccttccagtagcaccttagaaaccaaccaagttggttattggtatgagctttcgtgtgcaagaacaaacttagttggtctctaaggtgctactggaaagattttttatattttttattttgtttcaaaagttCTGGGTCTTGCAGCAGCATGACTGACAAGCTGCCCAACTCACTCCCGGGCCCGAGTGGCAAGAGGCAGGCTGCCCGACTCACGCCTAGGCTTGAGCTGTAGGACCTCCTTGAAGTAGCAGGGGAGCAGCAGCCCATCGGCATCGCCAGGCGTGAGGATCACTTCATTAGCCGAGCGGTAAAATGTGATTCCATCTGCAGAGGAGGCATTTCACAGGTGAGAGGCAGTTAAGCCCAGAGCCACTTCCTCACCCTGCCCTATAGCATGGTGCGAGATGAATGACAGGCAACTTTGGAGAGTCTGTTCCTGAGAGGGCTTTGCTGGCTGGGAGGAAGGGCCCCTAGAATTCAGGGTGCTtggattccatttatttattcaaggTAGTTTTACACCACTCTTTGGATTAAAAATACGGCGCCCAGAGCAGCAGCAAACATGCTTACAATGATAAACAGcgagattgtaagcctgagggcaaggACTACCTAAAAGGCACAACACCAAAGGAAAAacaattgggagggaggaggagaagagcaaAATCGGGTGCTAGTTCTGAATCACAACATTCTTACAAGAGTTCTTTCTGGCAGGGAGGGGAAGAAGCAGACTCCCTGCAGCTACACTTTTGCTGTATGATGGGTGGCAGCCAGGTTGGTCTCCCCCTTCCCATGTCATTCATCCTAGGAAGCAGTGAGATCAGTCTCCCAGTGCCCCTGGCTCCAGTGGGACACCCTTCAACAATCCAGTCCCGTTTCTTAACAACAAGGTGTTATGATAAGAACAGCCAGCATGGGAGCAGACTATGGGGTTATGGGGAATTTCAATTAACCAATTGCTTCTCTGAAGGGACAGTGTTTGTCTGAGGAGGAGGGTGCCCACTGGGTCTCTGTGTGAGGTCAGCAGTGGTCCCTCCCAGGGAGCTGCCCTATGGTGCCAGCCCCATTACAAAACCCTCCTTTGGAGCAGGTGGcaagcaaaggggtgggggattgTGTTAGAGGTTTGCTTGTCCTAGTCCTCCTTTGACCTACAGTAGAGTTTGGGGAGTCTGCagctctccaactcccatcagccccagccaggatggccaacgGGCAGGGATGCTTGGAGCTGGGAGTCTAGCACCAAAGGGAGACACTGCTCACAACCCACACGGTCTCTAGTTCCTTTCCACTTACCTGCCAGAGCTCTGGCGACATCAATGACAATAGCCATGTCACAGTTGCTTCTCATTCctagaaaggaaaaacaacacatttaaGGGCCTCTGTCATCCACTCCCTCTTTTTCTGATCTTTgccgcagagctacaattctcagaatggtTGAACAATCAGTCTCTTCTCCTGGGGGGCTCTGGGAAatggagctctgtgaggggaatggggtcttCTAGCAGTGTGCAACAGCTATAACAAACCAcgtctcccagaattctttgggagaagccgtgACTGTTGAAAGCGGTGCAgcgctgctttaaatgtatagtacagatgggTTCTAGGATGCAGGCCAAATCCAGAGGCCTGGCAGACTTGATGAGGCTCATGGGTCAGAGCTTCCCCACTGCTGGTTAGATAATATTGCTCcggattgaccaatggtctgatgtgGTTTAAGAGAGCTTCCTGGGCAGAGAAGTCCCCCAACCTGACCGGCCAGAGAAGGTCCTTAGGCAAAAATCTCAATTCACAGgcaggtgtttttctttctctacTTTGGGGTGGGAGTTGGAGCACTGCAGGCCACAGATTTGCAACTCGAAGAACGGTATGCTcaccactctggacagctccatCCCCCGGCAACCCTGGTGCTAAATGGATGTGTGTCCTTCCCATCCGCGAGAGGCCGCTGCGGCGAATTCCTGGCCAGTGGCGCAGATAGGTGCCATGGGCCACAACCTCTGGGAAATCCAGTGGGTCCAGCAGTGGGATCAACTCCAGTTCAGACACCTGGTGTGTTCATGCAACATTAATGGTCAGTTTCTGAGGTTTCACCTGAGAGAGCCCACATACTTTCAAGTTTGCTGCCAtaaggagggggctgggggggagcttttcagcccaagggccacattccttttggggcaaccttctggggggggggcacatgccagtgatgggctGGGTTAGAGGtcaaagtgagcagagcaacaaATATAAATTATATCCTGGCATAGTAGGCTAGTTCCTATGCACACTCACAAGCACCCCTCTATATTCAGGGTCTCAAGAGTTCACAGGCACATTCcaatcaggcaaaaacattcaaaaattatTTCAAGGGTCAAAAGTTTCAAGGGCCAGATACAGAGGACTGGAAGgcccaaggttccccactccacaactcataagggctagaaactcAGGCTAATACCACATTGGCATTTAGCATGGAATTGGAGCTCATTCCCGTTTTCgttcctccctttcccccacctgCAGCGAGTGCCCTTGATTGGCACGGATCTGGAGCTGCCCACTGGAAGGGTGGGGGCGTAGAGCAAAGCGCTGCTTTTCATTTGTCTCCACAACGTGCTGCACATCTTCCAGAGTCCAAGCCTTaaactggggcagatgaagaacCTCTGCCACATCCACAAAGCCATCTGCAGTTTGGGAAGAACAAAAACGTTTAAGAACTCCCTTCTTTGGCAGCACTGCCAAGCCAGCTAGCAGGACTGAGATGAGAAAAGCATGGCTAAAAATgtacaaagcttttaaaaagcatcCCCCACAACGTTAATAGTGAGAATTGGAGCATAATGGAACAACAGGTGCAATTTTAATTCAGGGCGATGCCAAATGCTAGAGCA
This is a stretch of genomic DNA from Lacerta agilis isolate rLacAgi1 chromosome 17, rLacAgi1.pri, whole genome shotgun sequence. It encodes these proteins:
- the TRPT1 gene encoding tRNA 2'-phosphotransferase 1 isoform X2, with the protein product MDGEAPGAGGHLQNPPRRGRKRGNRRRHRDQDADVRLSKALSYVLRHGAEKLGLQMGLDGFVDVAEVLHLPQFKAWTLEDVQHVVETNEKQRFALRPHPSSGQLQIRANQGHSLQVSELELIPLLDPLDFPEVVAHGTYLRHWPGIRRSGLSRMGRTHIHLAPGLPGDGAVQSGMRSNCDMAIVIDVARALADGITFYRSANEVILTPGDADGLLLPCYFKEVLQLKPRRCLLSLNCPGPEPLDASTST
- the TRPT1 gene encoding tRNA 2'-phosphotransferase 1 isoform X1 produces the protein MDGEAPGAGGHLQNPPRRGRKRGNRRRHRDQDADVRLSKALSYVLRHGAEKLGLQMGLDGFVDVAEVLHLPQFKAWTLEDVQHVVETNEKQRFALRPHPSSGQLQIRANQGHSLQVSELELIPLLDPLDFPEVVAHGTYLRHWPGIRRSGLSRMGRTHIHLAPGLPGDGAVQSGMRSNCDMAIVIDVARALADGITFYRSANEVILTPGDADGLLLPCYFKEVLQLKPRRESGSLPLATRAREVSVVPQLSWS